Proteins from a genomic interval of Chionomys nivalis chromosome 7, mChiNiv1.1, whole genome shotgun sequence:
- the C7H17orf80 gene encoding uncharacterized protein C17orf80 homolog translates to MADAGPRMEVCPYCKKPFKRLKSHLPHCKMIGTPISADQKVYQSKPASLSHAKKEARPTKDLTRAKRREQETEGAKRSAPSEKGSPEWTAATFPLTAGVLERVGTTEAGGKTNNQNQPPFQVLSHAKIKVTLQKVTTPRSRASEATSPKRELAKDVTGSKGGPCHPSETEGLLVGSAESVLSDQGRKYSSTQHHAKPATSAGLKLDTVDPQRQKPLAKLLDVPVSDCHSPKNSNHGVQRGRPLILNKESSSRDGDHVSEVSPYPGNAETQKKSESLLLDLHPAPLGKTLVREHQELDLGTELCQHKGNPENNSVSATEAQEQACSSPDNKDPILPTKAKTQAAMALLNVFTPPEGTSRKLLSVPESGHQCLASPVVKSPPEVPAITLLVGSKRDVLEPVSFRQPHAPQTGYQVPSYSAQYLVSKCSLVSRVAAADSEALPRSVGLEWFPELYPGYVGLGVLPRGPQHWNSVAQMPPPASSQGVSVSKVPWLGRSSADSWSSEAPAHTTSSFPLMRLLGAVHKGWVRYNATIKKSSVGSLTMLFAGYFILCCNWSFKHLKLQRWRK, encoded by the exons ATGGCTGATGCTGGCCCCAGGATGGAGGTGTGTCCTTATTGTAAGAAGCCATTTAAGCGATTAAAATCCCACTTGCCACACTGTAAGATGATAGGAACGCCCATATCTGCTGATCAAAAAGTTTATCAGTCCAAACCAGCTTCACTTTCACATGCTAAAAAAGAGGCAAGGCCTACCAAAGACCTAACCAGAGCTAAAAGAAGAGAGCAAGAGACAGAAGGTGCAAAAAGAAGTGCTCCCTCAGAAAAGGGCAGCCCAGAATGGACAGCTGCCACCTTTCCACTGACAGCAGGTGTCCTGGAAAGAGTGGGTacaacagaggcaggaggaaaaaCCAATAATCAAAACCAGCCCCCTTTCCAAGTTCTCAGTCACGCCAAGATAAAGGTGACTCTGCAGAAAGTCACAACCCCTCGGTCTCGTGCATCAGAGGCCACCTCTCCCAAGAGAGAACTTGCCAAAGATGTGACTGGATCCAAGGGAGGTCCGTGTCATCCCTCAGAAACAGAAGGATTGCTGGTTGGCTCGGCAGAATCAGTTTTATCTGATCAAGGTAGAAAATATTCCTCAACTCAGCATCATGCTAAACCGGCCACTTCTGCAGGTCTGAAATTGGACACAGTCGATCCCCAaagacagaaacctctggcaAAATTATTAGACGTGCCTGTTAGTGATTGTCATTCACCAAAGAATAGCAACCATGGGGTTCAGAGAGGCCGACCCTTGATATTGAACAAGGAAAGCAGTTCCCGAGATGGAGACCACGTCTCAGAAGTCTCTCCCTACCCTGGCAATGCTGAGACCCAAAAGAAGTCAGAATCACTCCTCTTGGACCTTCACCCTGCTCCACTGGGTAAAACACTAGTCAGAGAGCACCAGGAGCTTGACCTCGGAACAGAGTTGTGCCAGCACAAGGGAAATCCTGAGAACAACAGCGTGTCTGCCACGGAAGCACAGGAGCAGGCTTGCTCGAGCCCTGATAATAAGGACCCCATTTTACCCACAAAGGCCAAAACACAGGCGGCCATGGCACTTTTGAACGTATTTACTCCACCAGAGGGAACTTCGAGGAAGCTTCTCTCTGTACCAGAATCAGGGCATCAGTGCCTTGCCTCTCCGGTTGTGAAGTCTCCTCCAGAAGTCCCTGCCATAACACTATTAGTGGGAAGCAAGAGGGACGTTTTGGAACCCGTGTCTTTCCGCCAACCCCATGCACCCCAGACAGGGTACCAGGTACCGTCATATTCAGCTCAGTACCTGGTCTCTAAATGCTCCCTCGTCAGTCGTGTTGCTGCTGCGGACTCAGAGGCTCTTCCCCGGTCTGTGGGACTCGAATGGTTTCCAGAACTCTATCCAGGTTATGTTGGTCTAGGAGTGTTGCCAAGGGGGCCTCAGCATTGGAACTCAGTGGCTCAGATGCCTCCCCCTGCCTCTTCCCAGGGTGTGAGTGTCTCGAAAG TTCCCTGGTTGGGACGAAGTTCGGCTGATAGCTGGAGTTCCGAAGCCCCGGCGCACACAACTTCCAGCTTCCCTCTTATGAGGCTCCTGGGAGCCGTGCACAAAG